From Aquabacter sp. L1I39, the proteins below share one genomic window:
- a CDS encoding nuclear transport factor 2 family protein, with amino-acid sequence MSRPPFPPFTLETAKQKVRMAEDAWNHQDPVKVSLAYSEGSIWRNRSDFFSGREAIVSFLTTKWEKELDYRLIKELWAFHQNRIAVRFQYEYRTAEGAWFRAYGNENWEFDEAGLMRWRQASINDVSITAGERKFLWPKGPRPADHPGLSELGL; translated from the coding sequence ATGTCACGTCCCCCTTTTCCTCCCTTCACGCTCGAAACCGCCAAGCAGAAGGTGCGCATGGCGGAAGACGCCTGGAACCACCAGGACCCGGTGAAAGTCTCGCTCGCCTATAGCGAAGGCAGCATCTGGCGGAACCGTTCGGACTTCTTCTCCGGCCGGGAGGCCATCGTCTCCTTCCTCACCACCAAGTGGGAAAAGGAGCTGGACTATCGCCTCATCAAGGAATTGTGGGCCTTCCACCAGAACCGCATTGCCGTGCGCTTCCAGTACGAGTACCGCACGGCTGAGGGCGCGTGGTTCCGCGCCTATGGCAATGAGAATTGGGAGTTCGACGAGGCCGGCTTGATGCGGTGGCGGCAGGCGAGCATCAATGATGTTTCGATCACGGCCGGCGAGCGCAAGTTCCTGTGGCCGAAGGGGCCGCGCCCCGCCGACCATCCCGGCCTCTCCGAACTTGGGCTTTGA
- a CDS encoding TetR/AcrR family transcriptional regulator, producing MARTVHERSDVLPLLGEVFREHGYEGASLSVISARTGLGKGSLYHFFPGGKEEMAQAVLAHIDAWFETEIFAPLRTDPNPDAAIAHMIRGVDAYFRSGNRVCLVGVFALVEARDRFALAVKDYFARWTAALADALTRAGRPADIAFADAEEAVLAIQGALVLARALDDANVFRRAMARIAERLGVAKSP from the coding sequence ATGGCGCGCACCGTCCATGAACGTTCCGACGTGCTTCCCCTCCTCGGCGAGGTGTTCCGGGAGCACGGCTATGAAGGCGCCAGCCTGTCCGTGATCTCCGCGCGGACAGGCCTCGGCAAGGGCAGCCTCTATCACTTCTTCCCCGGCGGGAAGGAGGAGATGGCACAGGCGGTGCTCGCCCATATCGACGCCTGGTTCGAGACAGAGATCTTCGCGCCCTTGCGCACCGATCCGAACCCGGATGCCGCCATCGCCCATATGATCCGGGGGGTGGATGCCTATTTCCGCTCCGGCAATCGGGTGTGCCTCGTGGGCGTGTTCGCCCTGGTGGAGGCCCGCGATCGCTTCGCCCTGGCGGTGAAGGACTATTTCGCCCGCTGGACCGCCGCCCTGGCGGACGCGCTCACCCGCGCCGGCCGGCCGGCGGACATCGCCTTTGCGGATGCGGAAGAGGCGGTTCTCGCCATTCAGGGCGCGCTGGTGCTGGCCCGCGCGCTGGACGATGCGAACGTGTTCCGCCGTGCCATGGCGCGCATCGCGGAGAGATTGGGAGTGGCAAAGAGCCCTTAA
- a CDS encoding FAD-binding oxidoreductase, protein MSSHAPAPLLLPPEVTAPVLERIAARIGARHVLVDAGDMAPYLVEDRGLFRGVAPAVLRPGSTQEVAFCVSACAEAGIPMVPQGGNTGLVGGQVPLGGMVISLQRLDRIRRVDASDYTMTAEAGCTLHGVQQAATEAGCLFPLSIASEGSCRIGGNLASNAGGTAVLRYGNTRELTLGLEVVLANGEVWNGLSRLRKDNTGYDLKDLFIGSEGTLGLITAAVLRLYPKPRQRATVLAGVPDPHLVLCLFERLRAEAADALTGFEMMPSFGMEMVLRHMPGMVRALQGTHPFYALIELTSPRARDDLSGLAEDVLGAALEAGEIEDAVIAASESQADGLWALRENMSEAQKFEGGSIKHDVSVPVSCVADFVVEASRRCEAHMPGVRVCAFGHVGDGNIHFNLSQPPDMEKAAFLASWEGFNRIVHDLVAQMDGSISAEHGIGLLKREELVRYKDKVALDLMARLKSAIDPRGLLNPGKVLMG, encoded by the coding sequence ATGTCGAGCCACGCCCCCGCCCCCCTCCTTCTGCCCCCCGAAGTCACCGCTCCGGTCCTTGAGCGCATCGCCGCCCGCATCGGCGCGCGCCATGTGCTCGTGGATGCTGGCGACATGGCGCCCTATCTGGTGGAGGATCGCGGACTGTTCCGGGGTGTGGCCCCTGCCGTGCTGCGCCCGGGCAGCACGCAGGAGGTGGCCTTCTGCGTATCGGCCTGCGCCGAGGCGGGCATCCCCATGGTACCCCAGGGTGGGAATACGGGGCTTGTGGGCGGGCAGGTGCCGCTGGGCGGCATGGTGATCTCGCTCCAGCGCCTCGACCGCATCCGCCGGGTGGATGCCTCCGACTATACGATGACCGCCGAAGCGGGCTGCACCCTCCACGGGGTGCAGCAGGCGGCGACGGAGGCCGGCTGTCTGTTCCCCCTCTCCATTGCTTCGGAAGGCTCCTGCCGGATCGGCGGCAACCTGGCTTCCAATGCGGGGGGCACCGCCGTCCTGCGCTATGGCAATACACGGGAGCTGACGCTGGGCCTGGAAGTGGTGCTGGCCAATGGCGAGGTGTGGAACGGTCTTTCCCGCCTCCGCAAGGACAATACGGGCTATGATCTGAAGGATCTCTTCATCGGCTCTGAGGGCACGCTCGGCCTCATCACCGCCGCCGTGCTGCGCCTTTACCCCAAGCCCCGGCAACGGGCGACCGTGCTGGCCGGCGTGCCCGATCCCCACCTTGTGCTGTGCCTGTTCGAGCGGCTGCGCGCCGAGGCCGCAGATGCCCTCACCGGCTTTGAGATGATGCCCTCCTTCGGCATGGAAATGGTGCTGCGGCATATGCCCGGCATGGTGCGCGCACTCCAGGGCACCCACCCCTTCTATGCCCTCATCGAGCTGACCTCCCCTCGCGCCCGCGATGACCTGTCTGGCCTCGCGGAGGACGTGCTGGGCGCGGCGCTGGAGGCGGGGGAGATCGAGGATGCGGTGATCGCCGCCAGCGAGAGCCAGGCCGACGGGCTCTGGGCGCTGCGCGAGAACATGTCGGAAGCCCAGAAGTTCGAGGGCGGCTCCATCAAGCACGATGTCTCGGTTCCCGTCTCCTGCGTCGCCGACTTCGTGGTGGAAGCCAGCCGTCGCTGCGAGGCGCATATGCCGGGCGTGCGGGTGTGCGCCTTCGGCCATGTGGGCGACGGCAACATCCACTTCAATCTCAGCCAACCCCCAGACATGGAGAAGGCCGCCTTCCTCGCCTCCTGGGAGGGCTTCAACCGGATTGTTCATGACTTGGTGGCGCAGATGGACGGCTCCATCTCCGCCGAACACGGCATCGGCTTGCTCAAGCGGGAAGAGCTGGTCCGCTATAAGGACAAGGTGGCTCTTGACCTGATGGCCCGCCTGAAGAGCGCCATCGACCCGCGCGGCCTGCTCAATCCCGGCAAGGTGCTGATGGGCTGA
- a CDS encoding MFS transporter, with the protein MSLAAPSAVEPQRELATISAVGTAHFVSHLLQLALAPLFIGMRSDLNVSFTDLGLLLSVFYLFSGTGQVMAGVLVDRFGADRLLISGMVLQSASMAGLGLAPSYAAMLPLAALAGLGNSVYHPADLSILSHRVRSERLGRAFAAHVIAGNLGFALSPIASGFLALMFGWRTALMILGLTCLTIACGLLLARPLLKTQSRAARAAAHPDGLPVISFAHVLMTPVVVLAFLYFLSSAMALVGVQSFSITALQEGYGLSASLAALALGCYQLATIVGVSIGGVLADRATHHHRVAMAGLALAALTCASVGMAVHPPWVTVSLIAGIGLFFGVTMPSRDVLVRRAAPVGATGKVFGVVYSGFDIGSLLGPLVYGVLLDHHLNQAVFLAASVPLALCILAVLGVGGRQKRA; encoded by the coding sequence GTGAGCCTTGCCGCACCTTCAGCCGTCGAGCCGCAGCGCGAGCTTGCGACCATCTCGGCCGTGGGCACCGCCCACTTCGTTAGCCATCTGCTTCAACTCGCCTTGGCGCCGCTCTTCATCGGCATGCGCAGCGACCTGAACGTGTCGTTCACCGATCTTGGCCTGCTGCTCTCGGTCTTCTATCTGTTTTCCGGCACCGGGCAGGTGATGGCCGGCGTGCTGGTGGACCGGTTCGGTGCCGACCGGCTGCTGATCTCGGGCATGGTGCTCCAATCCGCCTCCATGGCGGGGCTGGGCCTAGCCCCGTCCTATGCCGCCATGCTGCCGCTCGCGGCCCTCGCTGGCCTCGGCAATAGCGTCTATCACCCGGCCGACCTGTCCATCCTGAGCCACCGGGTGCGCTCTGAGCGGCTGGGGCGGGCCTTCGCGGCGCATGTGATCGCGGGCAATCTGGGCTTTGCCCTCTCACCCATCGCCTCCGGCTTCCTGGCGCTCATGTTCGGCTGGCGCACCGCACTGATGATTCTTGGCCTGACCTGCCTGACCATTGCCTGCGGCCTCCTGCTGGCGCGCCCGCTTCTGAAGACGCAGAGTCGGGCGGCGCGGGCTGCGGCGCATCCGGATGGCCTGCCGGTCATCAGCTTCGCCCATGTGCTGATGACCCCGGTGGTGGTGCTGGCCTTTCTCTACTTCCTGTCCTCTGCCATGGCTCTGGTGGGCGTGCAGTCCTTTTCCATTACCGCCCTTCAGGAGGGCTATGGCCTTTCCGCCTCGCTGGCGGCGCTGGCGCTCGGCTGCTACCAGCTCGCCACCATCGTGGGCGTGTCCATCGGCGGCGTGCTGGCGGATCGGGCGACCCATCACCACCGGGTCGCGATGGCGGGTTTGGCGCTTGCGGCCCTCACCTGTGCTAGTGTCGGGATGGCAGTCCATCCGCCCTGGGTCACAGTCTCGCTGATCGCCGGCATCGGCCTGTTCTTCGGCGTCACCATGCCTTCGCGGGACGTTCTGGTCAGGCGTGCCGCGCCTGTCGGGGCGACGGGGAAGGTGTTCGGCGTCGTTTATTCCGGGTTCGACATCGGCTCGCTGCTGGGCCCGCTGGTCTATGGCGTGCTGCTCGACCACCACCTGAACCAGGCGGTGTTCCTGGCCGCGTCGGTTCCTCTGGCCTTGTGCATCCTGGCGGTGCTTGGGGTGGGCGGGCGCCAGAAGCGGGCCTGA
- a CDS encoding SpoIIE family protein phosphatase, with protein MLLRSRITLLVGIGFVALCLAFFGASLVRDRLEHRRSSQIAISLQGSLWSEIVEAQVSDLDQILAELEASPLAMEALAAGDRERVLQELKELGYEEDIPNLSLEMIDQRRDIVFSIGDAFGRGILDAGALDKALTGRSVGGLRAVSATDILVVASRTLTLAGRGAVAVVLARDARIAVNRFASSLGAVASLVSLRGKLVDTSDEVLWRQANLAVSPRVALYEQVAVGPRTYSVTTVPVDDLAGSIVGAVVSLKDETAEWEAQATLRRTAILVSLALVIFGLFGLYVFLWYSFRPLENAIAVLEALSRGDTSGTLDHTGADEIGRIGQAVVGLRANAQALAESRRQRERVRRRQEAVISSELKALADAIDPTDREEVLALLARPEASEGDDELRRVARVLHDLSRRIVEQYTRLSSMVVELREALITKTKLAGLQQELEIARQVQLAILPKEFPPDPRVMVDGHMTPAREVGGDFYDYFFIDRSTLGFVVADVSGKGVPAALFMAISRTLLRSTAMFERSPSSSVRRLNDLLAVENDQMLFVTLFYGVIDLDTGRCTYVNAGHNPPYRISREGKVDALPTTKGMAVAVMEGFVYAEREIQLVPGDTLILFTDGVTEAFDIDDEPYGEKRLEALLASGIHERPVPQVEHDVLASIRAFERGAPQADDITLLTLRYFGGQGPRNTH; from the coding sequence ATGCTGCTGAGATCACGCATCACCCTGCTGGTGGGCATCGGCTTCGTGGCGCTATGCCTCGCTTTCTTCGGGGCGAGCTTGGTGCGCGACCGGCTGGAGCACCGCCGGTCCTCCCAGATCGCCATCTCGCTGCAAGGCTCCCTGTGGAGCGAGATCGTCGAGGCTCAAGTCTCCGATCTCGACCAGATTCTGGCTGAACTGGAGGCTTCCCCCCTTGCCATGGAGGCGCTCGCCGCCGGCGATCGGGAGCGGGTGCTCCAGGAGCTGAAGGAACTGGGGTACGAGGAAGACATCCCCAACCTCTCTTTGGAGATGATCGACCAGAGGCGCGACATTGTTTTCAGCATCGGCGATGCCTTCGGGCGCGGTATTCTGGATGCCGGCGCTCTGGACAAGGCCCTGACCGGGCGGTCCGTGGGCGGGCTGCGCGCCGTCTCGGCGACGGACATCCTGGTGGTAGCCTCCCGTACCCTCACCTTGGCCGGGCGAGGCGCCGTGGCGGTGGTGCTGGCCCGCGACGCGCGCATTGCCGTGAACCGATTCGCCTCCAGCCTGGGCGCCGTCGCCTCCCTGGTGTCGCTGCGCGGGAAGCTGGTGGACACCTCGGACGAGGTGCTCTGGCGGCAGGCAAATCTCGCCGTCTCCCCCCGCGTCGCCCTTTATGAACAGGTGGCGGTGGGGCCGCGCACCTATTCGGTCACCACGGTGCCGGTGGACGACCTCGCCGGCTCCATCGTCGGCGCCGTGGTCAGTCTGAAGGACGAGACCGCAGAATGGGAGGCACAGGCCACGCTGCGCCGTACCGCCATCCTGGTCAGCCTCGCTTTGGTGATCTTCGGCCTCTTCGGCCTGTATGTCTTCCTCTGGTACAGCTTCCGCCCGCTGGAAAACGCCATCGCAGTGCTGGAGGCGCTCTCGCGCGGCGACACCTCCGGGACGCTCGATCACACGGGGGCGGACGAGATCGGCCGCATCGGACAGGCCGTTGTGGGGCTTCGGGCCAATGCCCAGGCCCTTGCCGAAAGCCGGCGGCAGCGCGAGCGGGTGCGGCGTCGGCAGGAGGCGGTGATTTCCAGCGAACTGAAGGCGCTGGCCGATGCCATCGACCCCACCGACCGGGAAGAAGTCCTGGCCTTGCTCGCGCGTCCTGAGGCCAGTGAGGGCGACGATGAGCTGCGCCGGGTTGCGCGGGTGCTGCATGATCTCTCGCGCCGCATCGTCGAGCAATATACGCGCCTGTCCTCCATGGTGGTGGAGCTGCGCGAGGCTCTGATCACCAAGACCAAGCTGGCCGGCCTCCAGCAGGAATTGGAGATCGCCCGGCAGGTTCAACTGGCCATTCTGCCCAAGGAATTCCCGCCGGACCCGCGCGTGATGGTGGACGGCCACATGACGCCGGCCCGCGAAGTGGGCGGCGATTTCTACGATTACTTCTTCATCGACCGCTCGACGCTGGGTTTCGTGGTCGCGGACGTGTCCGGCAAAGGCGTACCGGCCGCGCTGTTCATGGCCATTTCCCGGACCCTGCTGCGCTCGACGGCCATGTTCGAACGGTCGCCCTCCAGCAGCGTGCGCCGCCTCAACGATCTCCTGGCGGTGGAGAACGACCAGATGCTGTTCGTGACGCTGTTCTATGGCGTCATCGACCTGGACACGGGCCGCTGTACCTATGTGAATGCCGGGCACAATCCGCCCTACCGCATCTCCCGCGAAGGCAAGGTCGATGCACTGCCAACCACCAAGGGCATGGCGGTGGCGGTGATGGAGGGGTTCGTCTATGCGGAGCGGGAGATCCAACTGGTCCCCGGCGATACCCTCATCCTCTTCACCGATGGCGTGACCGAGGCCTTCGACATCGACGACGAGCCCTATGGCGAAAAGCGCCTGGAGGCCTTGCTGGCATCGGGCATCCACGAGCGGCCGGTGCCGCAGGTGGAGCACGACGTGCTGGCCTCCATCCGCGCCTTCGAGCGGGGTGCCCCCCAAGCCGACGACATCACATTGCTGACGCTCCGCTATTTCGGCGGGCAAGGCCCGCGCAATACGCATTAG
- a CDS encoding MFS transporter, translated as MIGLRAGISIAISVVLCAALAIIGWGAQHAASRTIVPAITEKAESVSLSAAALVESALRAGIPVDQLVGVRDYFEDLRTRNPELAEIRLTATDGRLLGVAGAPPETPDPPHVLAAVTATSGAPLATLAITIDPGVVAQRVNAVLVDVAFIGIVSLLVALELVALVVGSRGVEALSAIESRVRALARGRLWLHEARQDASAPLVAPIDRQVQHLHERHARARAEAIRRGDDEAVAALDAMAVRTGLGTVHPGENHAATVVRPALFLFMMAEELTRPFLPRMVQGMIPPDSSLTLDVAVSLPIVVFMAGVALCQLPFAVASERLGRRRGFVLGALIAACAYAASGLAENYYVFLAARLASAVGYALVFVSAQGHVIDHSRPAERTAGLAMFVRAIMVAGLCGPPIGGVIADRLGGHAALMASALLAGTALLVALLTLPRSEPRKDAAGVGLADLAAAFRAPRLAPLLFGCALPAKFLLVAVCFYLVPVELQRQGYSSAAIGRLQMIYPILMVFAVPLFAALAERLDARARFVAMGGLVAGAGTLVLLLGTSPLTVAVVLALLGLGQAMSIAPQSALVADSARHMPGGGSAGVLGLFRLIERSGNAAGPAAAGFLLAVAGFASATALIGVFVMSGALVFALSGRQKRSRTGTAGDPRNVSPEGSPL; from the coding sequence ATGATCGGGCTGAGGGCCGGGATTTCCATTGCCATCTCCGTGGTACTTTGCGCGGCGCTCGCCATCATCGGCTGGGGCGCGCAGCACGCGGCTTCGCGCACCATCGTTCCCGCCATCACGGAGAAGGCCGAATCGGTGAGCCTGTCCGCCGCGGCGCTGGTGGAAAGCGCGCTCCGTGCCGGCATTCCCGTGGACCAGCTGGTGGGGGTGCGGGACTATTTCGAGGATCTGCGCACCCGCAATCCCGAGCTGGCGGAAATCCGGCTGACCGCCACGGACGGGCGCCTTCTGGGCGTTGCCGGCGCGCCGCCGGAGACGCCCGATCCCCCTCACGTCCTGGCGGCGGTCACCGCCACGTCCGGCGCGCCCCTGGCGACCCTTGCCATCACCATTGACCCCGGCGTGGTCGCGCAGCGGGTGAATGCGGTGCTGGTGGACGTCGCCTTCATCGGCATCGTATCGCTCCTGGTGGCGCTGGAACTGGTGGCCCTGGTGGTCGGCAGCAGGGGCGTCGAGGCGCTGTCCGCCATCGAATCGCGGGTGCGCGCGCTCGCGCGGGGACGGCTGTGGCTGCACGAGGCCCGCCAGGACGCTTCGGCGCCGCTCGTTGCACCCATCGACCGGCAGGTGCAGCACTTGCACGAGCGCCACGCCAGGGCGCGCGCCGAGGCGATCCGCCGAGGCGATGACGAGGCCGTGGCCGCCCTCGATGCCATGGCGGTGCGCACCGGGCTCGGCACGGTTCATCCGGGTGAGAACCACGCCGCCACCGTCGTCCGGCCCGCCCTGTTCCTGTTCATGATGGCGGAGGAACTCACACGCCCGTTCCTGCCGCGCATGGTCCAGGGCATGATCCCCCCCGATTCGAGCCTGACGCTGGATGTGGCGGTGTCCCTGCCCATCGTTGTCTTCATGGCCGGCGTGGCGCTGTGCCAGTTGCCGTTCGCGGTGGCGTCCGAACGGCTCGGGCGTCGGCGCGGCTTCGTGCTGGGCGCTCTCATCGCCGCGTGCGCCTATGCCGCCTCTGGCCTCGCCGAGAACTATTACGTCTTCCTGGCGGCTCGGCTCGCCTCGGCGGTGGGCTATGCTCTGGTGTTCGTCTCAGCCCAGGGCCATGTGATCGACCATTCCCGCCCCGCCGAACGCACAGCGGGCCTTGCCATGTTCGTGCGCGCCATCATGGTTGCGGGCCTGTGCGGCCCCCCCATCGGCGGTGTGATCGCCGATCGCCTGGGAGGGCACGCCGCGCTCATGGCCTCCGCGCTGCTGGCCGGGACAGCATTGCTCGTCGCCTTACTGACCCTGCCGCGCTCCGAGCCGCGCAAGGATGCGGCAGGGGTGGGGCTGGCGGACCTGGCGGCCGCGTTCCGCGCGCCGCGCCTGGCGCCACTTCTGTTCGGCTGCGCACTCCCGGCCAAGTTTCTGCTGGTGGCCGTCTGCTTCTATCTCGTTCCGGTGGAGTTGCAGCGGCAAGGCTACAGCTCGGCCGCGATCGGGCGGCTGCAGATGATCTATCCCATCCTGATGGTGTTTGCGGTGCCCCTCTTCGCGGCCCTGGCGGAACGGCTCGATGCGCGGGCGAGATTTGTTGCCATGGGCGGCCTGGTGGCGGGAGCCGGCACTCTGGTACTGCTGCTCGGCACCTCGCCGCTGACGGTCGCTGTGGTCCTGGCGCTGCTGGGGCTGGGCCAGGCCATGTCCATCGCGCCGCAATCGGCGCTCGTGGCGGACAGTGCCCGCCACATGCCGGGCGGCGGATCGGCTGGCGTCCTCGGCCTGTTCCGCCTCATTGAGCGCAGCGGCAATGCGGCGGGGCCTGCCGCGGCCGGATTCCTGCTGGCGGTGGCGGGATTTGCTTCCGCAACGGCGCTGATCGGGGTATTCGTGATGTCGGGCGCCCTCGTTTTCGCTCTGTCCGGCCGCCAGAAGCGCTCCCGGACCGGAACGGCTGGCGACCCGAGGAATGTTTCACCAGAAGGTAGCCCGTTGTGA
- a CDS encoding ABC transporter substrate-binding protein yields MIDRRSLLSLGLGAGAAGALGGFSGAAAQTAAAAAGQDAPFRILMLTFRGETDVERGFRYFFEAAGVKADFLSRDVERDASRVKGILAETLPTFKPDLIYTYGTPNTLAVAGPYDAADGSSFVHDIPVVFALVAAPVPTKIAPSVASSGRNVTGAVHVVPTDVQMRAMQTYKPFSKVGVIYSPNESNSVVIVNEMKAFCDSTGAELFAQPLNMAGNRPTGDGVEQFVRDMRNKGADWLYLPPDTFLATIFNRIAPVAIDVGLPTFGSTEFFLREGDGLVGLVSRYYSVGQLAASKAVQILVEKRAPKDIPIETLKRFALIINMKVAKRLSVYPPIVMLNYAEVIA; encoded by the coding sequence GTGATCGATCGGCGTTCGCTCCTTTCGCTGGGCCTCGGCGCGGGCGCCGCGGGCGCGCTCGGCGGGTTCTCCGGGGCCGCGGCCCAGACTGCCGCTGCCGCTGCCGGGCAGGATGCCCCATTTCGCATCCTCATGCTGACCTTCCGCGGCGAGACCGACGTAGAGCGGGGCTTCCGCTATTTCTTCGAGGCGGCCGGGGTGAAGGCGGACTTCCTCTCCCGGGACGTGGAGCGGGACGCCAGTCGCGTGAAGGGAATCCTGGCGGAGACCCTGCCCACCTTCAAGCCTGACCTGATCTACACCTACGGCACGCCCAACACGCTGGCCGTGGCCGGTCCCTATGACGCCGCTGACGGTTCAAGTTTCGTCCACGACATCCCCGTCGTGTTCGCCCTCGTGGCGGCGCCCGTACCCACCAAGATCGCGCCGTCTGTGGCCTCCTCCGGGCGCAATGTCACCGGGGCGGTGCATGTGGTGCCCACTGACGTGCAGATGCGCGCCATGCAGACTTACAAGCCGTTTTCCAAGGTGGGCGTCATCTATTCGCCCAACGAGAGCAATTCGGTGGTCATCGTCAACGAGATGAAGGCCTTCTGCGACAGCACCGGCGCCGAACTGTTCGCCCAGCCGCTGAACATGGCCGGCAACCGTCCCACCGGGGACGGGGTGGAGCAGTTCGTGCGCGACATGCGCAACAAGGGCGCGGATTGGCTCTATCTGCCGCCCGACACCTTCCTCGCCACCATCTTCAACCGCATCGCGCCGGTGGCCATTGACGTGGGCCTGCCCACGTTCGGTTCCACCGAGTTCTTCCTGCGGGAAGGCGACGGGCTGGTGGGCCTCGTCTCGCGCTATTATTCCGTCGGGCAGCTGGCCGCTTCCAAGGCGGTGCAGATCCTGGTGGAGAAGCGGGCACCCAAGGACATCCCCATCGAGACGCTGAAGCGGTTCGCGCTGATCATCAACATGAAGGTGGCCAAACGCCTGAGCGTCTATCCGCCCATCGTGATGCTCAACTATGCCGAGGTGATCGCCTGA
- a CDS encoding ATP-binding protein — protein MTASGSQPSSDTLPITADVDEIPRVSEWLDTLSERDELPPGLLFGVQLSIEEALANVINHGFPGGRQRAVIRLEYQKLDDHRFQVRIVDNGVAFDPTAVVSPDMAESVEDAKIGGHGVRLMRHFLEAIRYERKGDENHLLLVAGPKAE, from the coding sequence ATGACTGCCAGCGGCTCGCAGCCTTCCAGCGACACGCTTCCGATCACGGCGGACGTGGATGAAATTCCGCGGGTCAGCGAATGGCTGGACACTCTCTCGGAGCGGGACGAGTTGCCTCCCGGTCTCCTGTTCGGCGTGCAGCTGAGTATTGAGGAAGCGCTGGCCAACGTCATCAATCATGGCTTTCCCGGGGGGCGTCAACGAGCTGTCATAAGGCTCGAATACCAGAAGCTTGATGATCATAGGTTCCAGGTGCGGATCGTCGACAACGGCGTGGCGTTCGATCCGACCGCCGTCGTCTCTCCGGACATGGCGGAGAGTGTCGAGGATGCGAAAATCGGTGGTCATGGGGTGCGCCTCATGCGGCACTTCCTTGAGGCCATCCGTTATGAGCGCAAAGGTGACGAAAATCATCTTCTCCTGGTGGCAGGGCCCAAGGCCGAATAG